Proteins found in one Ptychodera flava strain L36383 chromosome 16, AS_Pfla_20210202, whole genome shotgun sequence genomic segment:
- the LOC139114358 gene encoding serum paraoxonase/arylesterase 1-like, with amino-acid sequence MLRGLVTCIGIAVILTHLGRLVLVLGYFKTIHNHRPGPCRVVDGIDVGSEDITVSSDGLAFISSGIRGKNYYSDPRLVPPFLEGKISLFDFNHPENNAMELPLKGHFDRENFHPHGISLYEDPKTGERRLFAVNHHRTTDEDRVEIFRFDDKARSLNHLKTVTGKNMYSVNDVVAIGPDAFYFTNDLYFVKNWLRELEGLSLVSWGTVGFYNNGEDRIVASGFRFSNGVNVSPDGRYLYVAQPTAGSIVVLEIKKDNSLEKKQTILVHTGVDNIEVDQQTGDLWLGCHPVLHLLIDHTKNITNPAGSHVLRVHFESKSAPYEKVDIRQVFMDDGNMVSGASSASYYDNKLLVGTVIHKMAYCEIKAF; translated from the exons ATGTTGCGTGGATTGGTTACATGTATCGGAATAGCCGTTATCTTGACACACCTTGGCAGGCTCGT GCTTGTGTTAGGTTACTTCAAGACTATCCACAATCATCGACCAGGGCCATGCAGAGTCGTGGACGGTATAG ATGTCGGATCTGAAGACATTACTGTATCCAGCGATGGTCTGGCCTTTATTTCATCG GGAATAAGAGGTAAGAATTACTACAGTGACCCAAGACTTGTCCCACCGTTCTTGGAGGGTAAAATCTCGTTGTTTGACTTCAACCATCCCGAGAATAACGCGATGGAGCTACCATTGAAAGGACACTTTGACCGAGAGAATTTTCATCCTCATGGGATCAGTCTGTATGAAGATCCCAAAACAG GAGAGAGACGGCTCTTCGCTGTCAATCATCATCGCACGACAGACGAAGACAGAGTAGAGATTTTCCGTTTCGACGACAAGGCAAGATCACTGAACCATCTGAAAACAGTGACTGGCAAGAATATGTACAG TGTCAATGACGTTGTAGCAATTGGACCAGATGCATTTTATTTCACTAACGACTTGTACTTCGTCAAAAATTGGCTGAGGGAGTTAGAAGGGCTATCCTTGGTTTCTTGGGGAACGGTTGGCTTCTACAACAATGGTGAAGATAGAATTGTTGCTTCTGGTTTTCGTTTCTCTAACGGCGTGAACGTATCACCAGATGGCAG ATATCTGTATGTGGCGCAACCGACTGCAGGCAGTATTGTTGTCTTGGAAATAAAGAAAGATAATTCTCTTGAAAAGAAACAG ACAATTCTAGTACACACTGGAGTTGACAACATAGAAGTTGACCAACAAACGGGCGATCTCTGGCTGGGATGTCATCCCGTTCTTCACCTCTTGATTGACCATACCAAGAACATCACGAACCCAGCGGGTTCGCAC GTTTTGAGAGTCCATTTCGAATCCAAGAGCGCCCCCTACGAAAAGGTTGACATCAGGCAAGTCTTCATGGATGACGGCAACATGGTCAGTGGAGCCAGCTCGGCCAGTTACTATGACAACAAACTGTTGGTCGGAACAGTGATTCATAAAATGGCATATTGTGAAATCAAGGCATTCTAA